The following coding sequences lie in one Thalassoglobus polymorphus genomic window:
- a CDS encoding exo-beta-N-acetylmuramidase NamZ family protein: MMFLFPQRVDSNSKPQAKSASNWLRLFLVVLCFSMSSSPTSADDGVLNGIDVLQRDKFKLLADQRVGLITNHTGLNRDGVSTVKLLNDAKNVSLKALFSPEHGFEGKLDVSKIGDTKDQSTGLIVFSLYGATRRPTKEMLDEVDTLVFDIQDIGARFYTYVSTMGEAMTQAAAQGKRFVVLDRPNPINGVNVAGPMLDAGEESFVGYHHLPVRHGMTTGELAMMLNKELKLDLNLHVVKCEGWQREHFWDETSLVWVNPSPNMRCLTQALLYPGIGLIETTNLSVGRGTDTPFEVIGAPWINPRELADALNRQETPGVSYVPIRYTPDSSKYKDEECGGVNIIITNRDQFEPLRVGFEVSTQLQKLYPNDWKGKDAMRLLGNRKTLDAILAGESAENVKSIAEQGVDQFLKRREGFLLY, from the coding sequence ATGATGTTCCTATTCCCTCAGCGAGTCGATTCGAACTCGAAACCGCAAGCCAAATCGGCATCGAACTGGTTGCGACTCTTCCTCGTGGTGCTTTGCTTCTCCATGTCGTCTTCTCCAACCTCCGCGGACGATGGTGTTCTCAACGGGATTGATGTCCTGCAACGAGACAAGTTCAAATTACTGGCGGATCAACGCGTCGGTCTCATCACGAATCATACCGGACTCAACCGCGACGGAGTCAGTACGGTCAAGCTGCTGAACGATGCGAAGAACGTTTCGTTGAAAGCACTCTTCAGCCCCGAGCATGGCTTCGAAGGAAAGCTCGACGTTTCAAAAATTGGCGACACAAAAGATCAATCAACCGGTCTCATCGTATTCAGCCTGTATGGAGCGACTCGTCGCCCAACGAAAGAAATGCTCGATGAGGTCGACACACTGGTCTTCGACATTCAGGACATTGGGGCGCGCTTCTACACTTACGTTTCCACGATGGGTGAAGCGATGACTCAAGCGGCTGCGCAAGGAAAAAGGTTTGTTGTTCTCGATCGCCCCAATCCTATCAACGGCGTCAATGTCGCTGGCCCGATGCTCGATGCGGGGGAGGAATCATTTGTCGGTTACCACCACCTTCCAGTTCGTCATGGAATGACGACCGGAGAGCTGGCGATGATGCTGAACAAGGAATTGAAACTCGACTTGAACCTGCATGTGGTGAAGTGCGAAGGCTGGCAACGCGAGCATTTCTGGGACGAAACCAGTCTCGTCTGGGTGAACCCGTCACCGAACATGCGCTGCCTGACGCAGGCTTTGCTGTACCCCGGTATCGGACTGATTGAAACAACAAACCTTTCGGTCGGTCGCGGGACAGATACCCCTTTCGAAGTCATCGGCGCACCCTGGATCAATCCGAGAGAACTGGCTGACGCACTCAATCGCCAAGAGACCCCCGGCGTCAGCTACGTCCCAATTCGGTACACCCCGGACTCAAGCAAGTATAAAGACGAAGAATGTGGCGGAGTGAATATTATCATCACCAATCGCGACCAGTTCGAGCCATTGCGGGTCGGCTTCGAAGTCTCGACGCAACTTCAAAAACTTTACCCGAATGACTGGAAGGGGAAAGACGCCATGCGGCTGTTGGGAAATCGCAAAACGCTCGACGCAATCCTCGCAGGTGAATCTGCTGAGAATGTAAAATCGATTGCAGAACAGGGAGTCGACCAGTTCCTGAAACGACGGGAAGGTTTTCTGTTGTATTGA
- a CDS encoding exo-beta-N-acetylmuramidase NamZ family protein, whose translation MTNHVKTGLERFIKDPPSELNEARLGLLMNQASIDPQYRYACDRIAERFPGQLVALFSPQHGFWGEEQANMIESDHSLSGPLNIPVHSLYSETRRPTKEMLAEIDFLIVDLQDVGTRVYTFIWTLLECMKACAEHGVHVLVLDRPNPLGGEIAEGPMLQSEYVSFVGGAEIPLRHGLTIGEFAKWMNKSKSINAELTIVPMQGWNRSMFFQETNLPWAVPSPNMPRLETAIVYPGQVLLEGTNLSEGRGTTQPFELCGAPWLNAEEFCQEVSRIEHPGFVLRPIRFRPTFDKWKDQACEGVSIHVTDPQAARSVMLTVSIIEAACRLAPNDFQWLAPPYEYETVLPPIDILFGNSDLRTELKSAKRLDEPALNNLVELDTAAWWNSVSESLLY comes from the coding sequence GTGACAAATCACGTAAAAACCGGTCTCGAACGATTCATTAAAGACCCGCCATCGGAACTCAACGAGGCCCGACTCGGGTTGTTGATGAATCAGGCATCGATCGACCCTCAGTACCGCTACGCCTGTGACCGAATCGCAGAACGTTTTCCAGGGCAACTTGTCGCACTCTTCTCTCCTCAGCATGGTTTCTGGGGCGAAGAACAAGCGAACATGATTGAATCGGACCATAGCCTTTCTGGCCCTCTCAACATTCCAGTTCACAGCTTGTATTCAGAAACGCGACGCCCCACGAAGGAAATGCTGGCTGAGATCGATTTCCTCATCGTCGATCTGCAGGACGTCGGGACGCGTGTGTACACATTCATCTGGACACTATTGGAGTGCATGAAAGCCTGTGCTGAGCATGGCGTCCATGTTCTCGTTCTTGATCGACCGAATCCACTGGGCGGAGAAATTGCTGAAGGCCCGATGCTTCAATCGGAATACGTCAGCTTTGTTGGCGGGGCAGAAATCCCGCTGCGACATGGCCTCACAATTGGCGAGTTTGCGAAGTGGATGAACAAGTCCAAATCCATCAACGCGGAACTGACCATCGTTCCGATGCAAGGCTGGAATCGGTCCATGTTCTTTCAGGAAACAAACTTGCCATGGGCGGTTCCTTCACCAAACATGCCACGGCTGGAAACTGCAATTGTCTACCCGGGGCAGGTTCTCCTCGAAGGCACAAACCTCTCTGAAGGACGCGGAACAACGCAGCCATTCGAACTCTGTGGAGCCCCTTGGCTCAACGCCGAAGAGTTCTGCCAAGAAGTCAGCCGTATCGAGCATCCCGGTTTCGTATTGCGACCGATTCGATTTCGCCCGACGTTCGACAAATGGAAAGACCAGGCCTGCGAGGGCGTGTCGATCCACGTCACCGACCCGCAAGCAGCGAGGTCGGTAATGCTCACTGTCTCAATCATTGAAGCAGCCTGCCGACTGGCCCCCAACGATTTCCAATGGCTTGCTCCCCCCTATGAATACGAAACTGTTCTCCCCCCCATCGACATCCTCTTCGGTAACAGCGATCTGCGAACAGAGTTGAAATCAGCCAAAAGACTCGATGAGCCAGCGTTGAACAACTTAGTCGAACTCGACACAGCAGCCTGGTGGAACAGCGTCTCTGAAAGCCTGCTTTACTAG